One region of Rhodocaloribacter litoris genomic DNA includes:
- the tsaE gene encoding tRNA (adenosine(37)-N6)-threonylcarbamoyltransferase complex ATPase subunit type 1 TsaE has protein sequence MPTSSTDILAALLPAETASPQETQALGLRLGAVLGPGDVVALYGDLGTGKTCLVKGIAAAHDVPPETVGSPTFTLANVYPGRDGPLYHLDAYRLRHLDELFELGIDEYLYGDGLCLVEWPQRLEPLLPEHTLRLHLTHLGRDRRRIAWNDR, from the coding sequence ATGCCGACGTCCTCCACCGACATCCTCGCCGCGTTGCTGCCTGCCGAAACCGCATCGCCGCAGGAGACGCAGGCGCTCGGCCTGCGCCTCGGCGCCGTGCTCGGCCCCGGCGACGTGGTGGCCCTCTACGGCGATCTGGGAACGGGTAAAACCTGCCTGGTCAAAGGCATCGCCGCGGCGCACGACGTTCCGCCCGAGACGGTCGGCAGCCCCACCTTCACGCTGGCCAACGTCTATCCGGGACGCGACGGCCCGCTCTATCACCTCGACGCTTATCGCCTCCGTCACCTCGACGAACTCTTCGAGCTGGGCATCGACGAATACCTCTACGGCGACGGGCTCTGCCTCGTGGAGTGGCCCCAGCGCCTGGAGCCCCTTTTGCCCGAGCACACCCTCCGCCTTCACCTCACCCACCTCGGCCGTGACCGGCGACGGATCGCCTGGAACGACCGCTGA
- a CDS encoding Rho termination factor N-terminal domain-containing protein, whose protein sequence is MKISDLQEKKLSELREIAKAMHLSGYSQMRKQDLIYLILEARAEAAAGKNGGPRRGRERAEATVEEPRPERPSEPARREASPRPAESGAGRERPPRPEARSDRAPAEETVAAPPERAEPRPV, encoded by the coding sequence ATGAAGATCTCCGATCTGCAAGAGAAAAAGCTTTCCGAGCTCCGCGAGATCGCGAAAGCGATGCATCTGAGCGGCTATTCTCAGATGCGCAAGCAGGACCTGATTTACCTGATCCTCGAAGCCCGGGCCGAAGCCGCGGCCGGCAAGAACGGCGGGCCGCGCCGGGGCCGTGAGCGTGCGGAGGCGACCGTCGAAGAGCCGCGTCCCGAACGGCCGTCGGAGCCCGCCCGCCGCGAAGCCTCCCCGCGCCCGGCCGAGTCGGGTGCCGGGCGGGAGCGTCCCCCGCGTCCGGAGGCCCGTTCCGACCGGGCCCCGGCCGAAGAGACGGTAGCCGCGCCCCCCGAGCGGGCCGAGCCGCGCCCCGT
- a CDS encoding bifunctional folylpolyglutamate synthase/dihydrofolate synthase has product MTIAEAHAYLLALPQFAGRADAAYKPGLERIAALLEAMGRPHEAYPSVHVAGTNGKGSTASMIAAVATAAGRRTGLHTSPHLFRLNERMRLDGVPVPDAWLTGAVARYRTVFEAVGPSFFEATVALSLLYFAEAGAELAVVEVGLGGRLDATNILRPRLAVITPIGLDHTAILGATLPAIAREKAGIIKPGVPVVSGVTQPEVLAVLRDVADRQGAPLHHVPDEVACTTPVLGLDGVTFDARTPVRFYERLHVGLAGAHQRHNAAVALRAAELLLAEVREDPAPVYTGLREVRRHAGLRGRLEVLQEAPRIVADVAHNADGLAVALAFLQATRPPGGRLFALFGVMRDKDVPPMADAFAAHDVLVYPVSSGGARALPARELRALLRARGVRVALPEAPDTVPAGLAWFRRRATERDALLVTGSHQTVTGLPEALWCSRQAPA; this is encoded by the coding sequence GTGACGATTGCCGAAGCACACGCCTACCTGCTGGCGTTGCCGCAGTTTGCCGGGCGGGCCGATGCCGCCTACAAGCCCGGCCTGGAGCGCATCGCCGCGCTTCTGGAGGCGATGGGGCGCCCGCACGAGGCCTACCCGAGCGTACACGTGGCCGGCACCAACGGCAAGGGCTCGACCGCCTCGATGATTGCCGCCGTCGCCACAGCGGCCGGCCGCCGGACGGGCCTGCATACCTCGCCACACCTGTTCCGCCTCAACGAGCGCATGCGCCTCGACGGCGTGCCGGTGCCGGACGCCTGGCTGACCGGCGCCGTTGCCCGCTACCGCACGGTGTTCGAGGCCGTCGGGCCGAGCTTCTTCGAAGCCACCGTCGCCCTCAGCCTGCTCTATTTCGCCGAAGCCGGGGCGGAGCTGGCCGTCGTCGAGGTGGGGCTCGGCGGCCGCCTCGACGCCACGAACATCCTGCGCCCGCGCCTGGCCGTCATCACCCCCATCGGGCTGGACCATACGGCCATTCTGGGGGCAACGCTGCCGGCGATCGCGCGGGAGAAGGCCGGCATCATCAAGCCCGGCGTGCCCGTCGTCTCCGGGGTCACGCAGCCGGAGGTGCTCGCCGTGCTCCGGGACGTGGCGGACCGGCAGGGCGCGCCGCTGCACCACGTGCCGGACGAGGTCGCCTGCACCACCCCGGTGCTCGGGCTCGACGGCGTGACGTTCGACGCCCGCACGCCGGTGCGCTTCTACGAGCGGCTGCACGTGGGACTGGCGGGGGCGCACCAGCGGCACAACGCCGCCGTCGCCCTGCGTGCGGCCGAGCTGTTGCTCGCCGAGGTCCGCGAAGACCCCGCACCCGTCTACACCGGCCTGCGCGAGGTACGGCGGCACGCGGGCCTGCGCGGCCGGCTCGAGGTGTTGCAGGAGGCCCCGCGCATCGTCGCCGACGTGGCCCACAATGCCGACGGGTTGGCGGTTGCGCTGGCCTTCCTGCAGGCCACCCGCCCGCCCGGCGGGCGCCTCTTTGCCCTGTTCGGGGTGATGCGCGACAAGGACGTCCCCCCGATGGCCGACGCCTTCGCCGCGCACGACGTGCTGGTCTATCCGGTCTCATCCGGCGGGGCGCGGGCCCTGCCGGCCCGCGAGCTGCGGGCCTTGCTGCGCGCGCGGGGCGTGCGGGTGGCCCTGCCGGAAGCTCCGGACACCGTGCCGGCCGGGCTGGCCTGGTTCCGGCGCCGGGCGACCGAACGGGACGCCCTGCTGGTCACCGGCTCCCATCAGACCGTGACCGGCTTGCCGGAGGCGCTGTGGTGCTCCCGGCAGGCACCCGCCTGA